A DNA window from Leopardus geoffroyi isolate Oge1 chromosome A1, O.geoffroyi_Oge1_pat1.0, whole genome shotgun sequence contains the following coding sequences:
- the LOC123597330 gene encoding olfactory receptor 2M3-like yields the protein MAWENQTFNFDFILLGIFNHSSTHIFLFSLVLGIFTFAIMGNTVMILLIYLDNQLHTPMYFLLSQLSLMDLMLICTTVPKMAFNYLSGRKCISLAGCGAQIFLYVSLLGAECFLLAVMAYDRYVAICHPLRYSILMNQKICHLMVLSSWIVGSLDGIIVVAVALSFPYCGAREIPHFFCDVPALLTLSCTNTLLFERLMFICCVIMLLFPVTVIIASYLQVIVAVIQMGSGEGRQRAFATCSSHLMVVGMYYGAAMFIYMRPVSDRSPTQDKMVSAFYTILTPMLNPLIYSLRNKEVARGLMKVLGRGRLQSKLPN from the coding sequence ATGGCATGGGAGAATCAGACTTTCAACTTTGACTTTATCCTCCTGGGAATCTTCAATCACAGTTCCACCCacatcttcctcttctctctcgtCTTGGGAATCTTCACATTTGCCATCATGGGAAACACTGTCATGATTCTCCTCATCTACCTGGACAACCAgctccacacccccatgtacttcctCCTCAGCCAACTCTCCCTCATGGACCTCATGCTCATCTGCACCACTGTACCCAAGATGGCCTTCAACTACTTGTCTGGCAGGAAGTGCATCTCTctagctgggtgtggagcccagatatttttatatgtgtctcTGCTTGGAGCAGAATGTTTCCTGTTGGCTGTAATGGCCTATGACCGTTATGTTGCCATTTGCCACCCATTAAGATACTCAATTCTCATGAACCAGAAAATCTGTCATCTTATGGTCCTTTCTTCCTGGATTGTTGGCTCTCTTGATGGTATAATTGTTGTTGCAGTAGCACTATCCTTCCCATATTGTGGTGCCCGGGAAATACCTCACTTTTTCTGTGATGTCCCTGCCCTTCTCACTCTCTCATGCACTAATACATTGCTATTTGAaaggttaatgtttatttgctgtGTAATTATGCTTCTTTTCCCTGTAACAGTAATTATTGCTTCCTACCTTCAGGTCATTGTAGCTGTCATTCAAATGGGGTCTGGGGAAGGCCGCCAAAGAGCTTTTGCTACCTGTTCCTCTCACCTCATGGTGGTAGGAATGTATTATGGAGCAGCCATGTTCATATACATGAGGCCTGTTTCTGACCGTTCCCCCACCCAGGACAAGATGGTGTCAGCCTTTTATACCATCCTTACTCCTATGCTGAATCCCCTCATCTATAGCCTCCGCAACAAGGAAGTGGCCAGAGGATTAATGAAGGTGTTAGGGAGGGGAAGACTACAGAGCAAATTGCCTAATTAA